ACACAATGTTGAAACAAACAATATGCACAGAATATTTGAATGTGTGCTATCTCACCTGGAGCTATCCATGATGCTGTGCAGGCGGTGGGCGATGGTGAGGACGGTGCAATGGGAGAACTCCTTTCGAATGGTGTTTTGAATCAGGTTGTCTGTCTCCAGGTCGACAGCTGCCGTCGCCTCATCCAGTATCAAGATGCGAGACTTCCTCAGCAAAGCTCGGGCCAGACACAGTAGCTGTCTCTGCCCAACGCTGGGAAGAGAGTGGCATGATCATAGAGTGGTTTAAAGTGGACTAACAGGATTTACCCTGACATTATGAAGCTGTGTGGGTGGAATGCATCGATGCTCTCTTAAGCCACACAATCACTACAAGTGCAAAgacaagacattttttaaagattgcTGGGGATAACCACAGTAATTGTAGGACTTATCTGTCACGGCGATTTTACATAGGAGCACTTGTACAATTTGATTATatgagatttaatttttaactgACTAAATGGATCACATTCAAAAGAACACTTACAGAAACAAAGAACAGTCAATCCAATAGATAACAACTGAAggaataaaatctgttttagACGATATTTACACTGTATTAAGGAAACTGTGGCAAATCTACACATTATCAAATATATGCACATAATCTAGATTTTATAGAAAACAATCAACTTGGCATGAAGGAAGTAGTTTTATGACTCAGCTGCAATAAATTCATGATAACTGATTGAAAAAGTGGAAGagtaacattttaatttatgacaAACCTGAGGTTCTCTCCCCCCTCTGTGACCTCGTGTTGTAATCCTTGCTGTAGCCCCGCAACGTATTCCTTCAGATGAGAGAGTTCCAACACTTTCCAGATGTCCTCATCGCTGAACTTGTCAAAAGGATCCAGGTTCATCCTCAGGGACCCCGAGAACAACACTGGATCCTGCGCCCACATGATGGCATTAAAATGCATCATTCAAAACCAAATGCAGAGTGAGTTGGAgtgttaatgttttttgtgtgtattgcACCTGTGGTATGATCGTAAGCCTGTTCCTGAGATCATGCAGGCCAAGTTTGGAAATATCCACACCATCAATGAGGATACGACCTCCTGCAGCTTCAATAATTCTAAACAAGCAGTTGGTCAGGCTTGATTTCCCAGCTCCAGTTCGACCCACTATACCAATCTGAGGGCAGGGAGAAACATGTGGGGGTCATTGACTGAAAGGTGTGAGTTGTTAATTTGGAGATTGTGTTTTTTGACAACTGGCTTCACAAATTTTATTGGACTCAGTGATAAAATCAGTCCACCAAAAGTGTAATACAGTGTTAATCTTTCTTAACATAAACACAAATCCAATCATTTGATATACTCTTGCACACACTGACAAGTACAGATGCGTAGACACACACCTTCTCTGTGCTTTTGATGTCACAAGAGATTCCATGCAGCACCAGATCTAACTCGGGCCTGTAGCGGACCTTGTAGTTTTCAAACTGTACTCTTCCTTCCTCAGGCCATTTCTCTGAAGGTCGAGTTTCTGTTATCCACTTCGCCTGTTGAACGTCGAAACAAATGGGAACATGTAAACTGTGAAACATGTCAGTTCTTGATCAAAGCTATGAAACCACTTTGTTGCCCAAGTGGAAAATtagaacacataaaaaaaaaacaaaatatcaaaagatTATACTGTAAACATTTGTGCTTGATCACATTTATTGGAAGGAAAGGAATCAGAagactgctgctctgctccaAAATATCAACAAGTCTCCTAAACTGACTGTCAGCAATAGAAGAAAAAACTCTGTTCTAAGCATGGAGATTCAATACAATTAACTGGACTTAAGTAATAGTTGCAAATGCAGTCATGTTCAAAGAAGCTGCTGCACTAAACGTACCTCATTTTCCAGCTCACTGTATTCACTCACTCTCTCCACAGCAACTATGTTGGTCTCTAGCTCTGACGTCATCCTCACCAGCCAGTTCAGCGTCTGGGTTACCTGTAAAAACCCCCAAACCACCTCAAACTTCAGCATTACCACTGTATCTGTTATTGCCTTCAACATTATCTGCATCGTAAATGATGAGAGCATCAGTCACTGACGTTAAGAGAGTAGGATATTGACAGGCCAACCAGACCGCTATCCAAAGTGTCTCTGGACAAGACAGCAAGCAGAGCTGCAAAAAACACCACCAGGTTACCAACAGACTCCAGACGGATGGCCAGCCATCTGTagagggaaaacacacaaatatgagTGTGTCGCACTGAGGCACCAATGAGAAAGTAAGCTGCTTGAATTTGTTGATTTGTGATTGCAGATTGACCTGTTGGACACTATCCAAGGGTAGACACTCATGAGGTTTGCATCAATGGTTGTTTCGTTATGCTTAATAAACCGTTCTTGATGGCCGTAGGCTCTTATCACCGACAGACCAGACACTGTCTCACTGAAATGTGAATATATAGGAGAGCGAGACACTGAGTCCAGTCGACGCAGCTGTCTTGAAGTCGCCACATAGAAGCGCTAGGTGACCAAGATACATGAGGAAAAAGATAGCGTGAGGTTCAGCTGGAGTTGTCTTTGAAATTGGAACATATTTCTTTCTCAAGAATGTTTATTGGTGTGATATTTTGGTGACCTGACCTGTACAAAGTAGTAGATCACGGCTAGAGGAATGATGACTATGGCAAAGAAAGGAGTGGCCAGACAGATGACAAACAGCGTCCCCAGCACACCCAGCAGACACAGGAGCCAGGAGCGGAAGGACTGTGGAATGGCTTCGTCCACGGTGAAAATGTCCTGAAGAAGCAGTCAAGAGTTGTAGCAGCagtcttaaaatgttttaaatgtgaaattgcTTTCATGTCACAGTCCAGAAGATTGTTATTATATTTCCTGGGCTCTGACTAAGATTATCTTATGTATCCTCATTCAAATTATCCTCCCATTCATAGTTTTGAGAGACAAGAGGTCTATAACGTTTCTCATTCAGGTCATGGTACAaatcttgaagacattttgcttctcatccaagagagtTTCAATAAGCTTCTTTTGAGAtgcagatataaaaaaaaaaaatcagaaaggaaaacaaacaaagtaaaTCTGACCTTTGCAAAGCGGTTGACCACCCTACCGATGGGCGTGGTGTCAAAGAACAACATTGGGACTCTGAGGATGTTGTTCAGCAGACTTGAATGCAGGATACGAGACGCATCAACTGAAGCATTGGCCAGGAGCAGAGTACCAATAAACACAAAGATGCCTGCCATAAAAGAAGAGGACTTTAGTGTTATAAAGCTCTCAATGTCACCAGAACTGTATGATGTTATATTGAACAGATCTGAATCTGCATATTCTCTAAAACTAGAACAAGAATCTGAAAGCCTATAGAGTGGACTTCATATAACTGTGTAAAGCTATTTTTTATGATCAtgagaacattacaatagtgtCTTTTTTAACAAGCACTACAGTAAgcaaattaaattatgaaatgtaatgtattaagatttctttcttattttatgCCACAAATAATAACGGCTATCACacttttaatttaacatttgatCCATTTGTGTGTCTACATTTAATTCATGCACAAGAAAAACCCAGCTAACTGACAAAGACAGAGGTATCATAACTTCTAGCATAAAATACTTCAGCAGTCCAGCGGATAAAACACAAGATTAATAAATCCTCTAAATCTCAAATTTGACTTTAACACAATATTAAACATGAAGAAACTGAATGAGAAGGATGGGATATAAAAGttctgttttatgttgttgGCCAAGACTGGTAAAAATGTAAGTCGAAGCTAAATCACAGAAATTGGAAAATAGCTGTTCAGTTACCCTGAGCCACACCCAGAGCCCCAAACACCCCCACCCTGGTATCCCTCTTCCAGCTGGGGTATGTGGTTTCATTGAAGTCCTCTGCATCATTGGTCCAGTCGCTCAGCCAAACGTTCTGACCGATGAAGGCAGCATTCTGGATGAAGTAAACTACAAACACCAAAAATGTATACCCCCAGCCCATGGCACGCATGTACTGGAGGAACACCGAGAACTTCACCTGGatgtatgaaagaaaaaaacagctgatgCAAAAAGTTATAGTGTTATTTGTGCTGATGAAAATAAGCATTTAGGATGGTTACCTGTCCTGTCTCCATGGCTTCCTTTTCTATTAGTGTCTGGCCTTTGTTTGATTTACTAACATCTTCAgatttttttatggaactggTTTTTCTTAGTCTGACACTAGGAAGTAGAACAGAGCAATCAAAAAAGACGGTAAGATGAAAAGATCCTCAGAGGgagaattaaatattgttcTTAGATGAAGTCTGACAATATTTTGGACATAGTATGTTGCAACATATTTTACTTGCTCATGTGCCCTACGCTTCCCTTTATATTAATCTACACTCACAAACTGCTTCTTTATATCGTTTTCCACTTTGTATCTAACCTGCTGTTGCGTTGACTGCGACGGatgctgttttctctcttcAGTGTGAAAGAAACTGTATCCTCAAGTGGAGAATCTGGTTGAGGGTCCTCTCTCTCTGGAATGAGCTCTACGTCTGCAGCGTCCTCGCTCAAATCTGAATAAACATGGCTGCATATTAAACAAGGTAacaaaaaatatacagaaacagtattaaaatattttgcacATCTTCTGTCCATAAtgcagtgaaagaaaatgttacTACCAGACTCTGGCTTCATCTGATTATTTTGTCCTTTGGCATATGTGTCTAGAAACTCAGAAAAGGCTCCCTTGCTGGCACGAAGGCTGCTGTAAGATCCAACCTCAGACACCACTCCATCCACCAAGACCACTATTTCATCTACGTATGGCAGGAAACTGACTCCATGAGTCACCAGAATGCGAGTCTGTGTTGACGAACACACAACCGGTCTCAGCAGTGAAATCATTATTCACTTCaagtattggaaaaaaaaaggaactaaaTATTACACTGCATTCTGCAGTGGTCTACCAGTTTGTCTACGGAAGTATAAATGATCATATATTTATGTTACCAAAATATAGCAACTAGTATTGAGCTTAATGTAACACAGACCTTGTCTTTAAGCATTCCATTGGGTCCTATCACTTGGTCAAAGAGATGTTTTCCTACATGAGAGTCCACAGCAGACAGGGGATCATCCAATAGATAAATATCAGCCTCACTGTAGGCTGCCCGGGCCAGGCTGACCCGCTGCTTCTGACCCCCAGAGAGGTTGATACCCtgagaggagaggacaggagaggacagattttttttttacctgcatccgttttctttgttccttgttcattcattcattcattcattcattcattcattcattcattcattcattcattcattcattcattcattcattcattcattcattcattcactcattcactcattcattcatttatcagatttatttaaaagctgccatACAGATTTCCATAAAACTTGTTGGCAGGATGAGGTCAGATAACCTCAACATACAAGTGTAGAATTGTTCAACTGTTGCAGAGGGTGGAAGTAATTATTGCAATTTTGTTATTAAACTAGAATTACTGTAACTTTGTATGCCTTCATACACCACAATTTATCATTAAACTTGATTCATCCAGACTCATCTAATGTAGATCCATAGCATGTCAGAATAATTCGACAtttgtatataaaattaatgtaaattcCAAAGATAATTTTggatacaaattaaaaaaaattttcttgaagtcaagatgatcaataatcaaCTTGTCTTCATCTTCTTATCAGATCCAGGTAATGGGTCTactctggagcctatcccagctgactacaggcaaCAGTAAGATACACCCTGGGTAAGTCGCCAGTTTATTGCAGCGAAATATAAAATGCTCTCACTTCATAAACGTGTCCCACTAAAACTTTTACCACTAATGTTGGAAATTTATGCCAATTTTTGAGGAAATTCCTATGAGGCATTCCTGAGATATTGTTTTCATGGAAATGAGACTGTATGCACACATGGATGGACTACCAGAAAACAGATTTCTCTCTCACAGCTGTCACAAGGCATGAAAATGGAGATTACTACtatgaagaaaacaaacagttttattcgccaaaaaaaaacccccaaacctgTTTCAGGATGATTGCAAAAGCAGAGATCATGAAGGATTATACAACCAGGAATTAGAATAGCTCCACATATCTACATGAAAAGACACTTACATGTCCCAGTTTGTCTTTATAAGAtatgaacagaaataaaaaccccAATGATTACGATAATTAATTCATTGAACCCTGAAATCCATGCATCTTACTTTCTCTCCAATCTCAGTTTGGTCCCCACCAGGCAGCAGCTCCAGGTCAGGAATGAGAGCACAGGCCTGAATCACACGCTGGAACCTCCTCTCCTCATGGGCCGAGCCGAAGAGAATATTATCCTTCAGAGTGGAATTTTGGATCCAGGCTTGTTGCGGCACAAAGGCGAGGGAACCCTGAAAAGATAAGACATTAAGAGATGAAACCAGAAGAGCAGAAGTATTACTTACATTTTGTGTTCGGAACAAGATTATTATACACTAAAAATtgcaaaagcatttttaaataatggtGCACCAATCAGACATGGtacttgtgttttttatgtgtgcaacaagaaaaacaaagaattttaaaaactgaGTCACTATTTTAACAGCGTGAGGTGTATAATACATGTCCTTGGCTGCAAACACATAGACAGTGAGTTAAATATGAAGACAGAAATGAGGTGTTACCTTGATGTTGATGAAGCCTTTAGTGCGATGCATCTCCCCCAGGAGCGCCGAGATGAGAGACGACTTCCCTGAGCCCACAGCTCCCACTACTGCTACCAGCTTGCCTGGCTTAATATCCAGGGACACACtgtaaagcacacacacagaaaaaaatatgaaatacagTTGGAATAAATGAACACTTAACAGCCATATGGTGTAATATCCaaatgtgtttctattttaTGTTTGACTCAACAGACTTTTTTAGCAGAGGCTCAGCATCTTTTTCCCAGGCAAAGGAGCCATCGCATATGCTGACAGCAGAATCTATGAGACAAAAACAGACCCACAGAGTAATGAACGCAGGGAACGGATTTACTGAATTTACAAACTGGTGCAACAGGTAAATGGGAATGGTTGAACATACTGAAACTGGGGTCGTGTTTCACAATATCACTTTCAAGGTCATCACCACCAAGAAACTTCTCCAGACGCTTCCTGGACACTGTCGTCTGAAGCGTCAAAGAACAGCTCAATGGGTTTTTATCACAGGTTAAAAATGCATGCGAGCACTGTGGGGTAAAATTCCCTTACTTGCACCATGGCAGCGATGAGCATGGGCAGCATGGCCAGGGGAAACCGCAGGATGTTGAAAAGTGCAATGGAAGTGAAAGCTTTCTCAGCGCTCAACACATTGTCTGTGCTCACCCATACATACACTCCCAATGTAACCAGAGaaacctggaaaaaaacaaatacaaaaacaaaaacaaaaaatagaaaaaaaaactacacttTTTAGCTGTTGCTGCTCATCTCTTTGTTACTGACCAGAGCCGGAGCACACTGGAAGATGAAGGTGGAAACAGATGTCAGGTAGGCAAACTTCTTCATGACCTTCAGCTCCTGACCTCTGATATCTTCAACCTGTGCCTGGAAGGATGGCTCCCATGCATAAAGCTTCAGAATCTGGTGGAAAGGGAAAGACaaaaaggaggatgaagaaggaaCATTGTTGAGGGTGCGGAAAAGGAAGGGCGGTGACACAGTGGGAGAGCATTCATATCTTAAGCCATGGGTGGTGGATGTAGTATAATAGAAGTCACTATGGACCAAAGTTTCCTCTTTTTCCTGAGGCTCAAGAGCCTTTAATCTGAGGAAAACCTCACATATTGTCTCCAAATTCCATCAATACACCCGAATCTTTATAAACAAGGGGATAAAGACGGTGATCTTACAGCAAAAATTGATTGTTGAATCAACCCAGTAAACATCTCACCTTTATTCCATTTAGTACTTCATTCATGATTTTCAGCCTCTTGTCTTTAAACTTCATGTTCTCTATCTGAAAAGAGATTAATAAATCAATGCAGGCAAGctcagcataaaaaaacaaacaaaaaaacatatttgcagagagaaagaagaggtaTAAACCTATGTACTGACtcaaaaagtcatttttctcgACACCTTTCTTTAATCAACACATgaatatctaatctaatgtgaGGTAACTAGACATGCACAATTACAAAGGCTACCAGACCAGTCCCTGATGCCTGCTCCTATAATTTCATGTATATTTGTCATtctaaaaaaagtgttttttcaaaGTTCTGCAAAAATGTTGAGCTCAGTTTGTTCCCTAAAGACTAGAACCTTAACTTTAAATGGTTTCTTATCCTGTGATTGAGTGGTTGTTTAAGTGTAAGCGCAGGTAAAGACCATTATGTAGTTGTTTTATTAACATCTTAATGTTGAACTCTGAAAACGTATTCATTTTGATCATGTGGGCAAAAATACTTTTGCTTTCATTTGAATGAGTCATCAGCTGTAAACCTTCTATTTTCTTATGTTCCTTGAAGTGGAATGTGATCAAAGCGTGGTATGTCAGTATGTGTACATAGGACCATATTCTGGCTTtacatttacatgtattttGCTTGTGCAGATCTGACCTGGATTTTTCTGGCCTTGGAAGCTATCAGCCCATTGATCGGCACCATAAGCACCATAACAGCCAATCCTGCCAACACAGACGGTCCCAACTCCAGCCAGAGAAAAACAATGGACAGGAGGATCTGCAGAGGGCACGACCACAGCAGGTGGATGAAGTTGGTCACATCGTTGAAGCGCTGGGCGTCTGCTGACATCAGGTTCACTGTTTCGCCAACTGTCGACTCTTTACGAGCTTCATTAGACACAACCATTGCCTTGAAAATGGGGAATTCAGTGgaacaaaagacaaaagggAAAACAAATGTTAAACAAGTCCTTATAAAAAAACAGCATAGCTGGGGGAATTTGgaacacagctgctgcaggtgcAGTTATATTCATCTTCAAATATACATATGAGATGTTGAACAGCACTGAATATTGTATCTTGGTGGAGCCACAAGAGACTGAGTCTTAGAACCTGCACAGACTTTATGAAAATTCTGACTCGTAGTTGAGTATCTGAGGTAAAGTAAAGTTTTGATGTTTAGGcgtccacattttttttttcttttaccttttTGTACACAGCAGCCATAATTGCAGTGCGGACCTGCATTCCCAGTACGAAGCAGCGCTGGAAGTACTGCTGCAGGAAGATGGACTGCAGAATACTGACCACCAGCAGCAACACTGCATACAGGTAACCTTCCCAGGTATGTCTGGATTCGTCCTGAGTGAAGGAGATCATCAATCTGGGAAAACACAAAAGTTTAGTTTATGGGTTGCTCAAAATATACTACTGTGATGTTGACAGCACCAACATGCATTTTGAATTGTAATGgcatcttttgtcatttttttttggcatgtttACTTTTCTTTTCGTTTCAAACATTCTGTTTAAAGCTACTGGGGAGTAGGCTtctgcacaaataaaaaataattccatTAAATTTGTGCTGGGCAGAAAATTGcttcagtgatgtcacttcAAGAAAAGTTGGTAGACCGGAAGAAGATTGGGAATGAAAACAATGCTATGGTGAGTTTACTGACCCTGAGTTAATGATTACAGTGAATGCTGATAGAGCTTTACACTGTCAGCCAACAGCAATAAAATGAATCCTGTGAGGATGACTGTTTATGCAACGTCACTTCGCAGATTCAGGCTATCTGCTCTATGTGCTCATGAAGACTTCAAaattgcaacaaaaaaaaaagtccaagtGAAATTGTAAACTAATGCGTGGCAATTTGCTTACATGATaataacagaaagaaatgaGGAGATATATTTCACCACCGGagattttatttcagatttgaCTCACTTCAGAAGTTGAGGACTGGCAAAAGCCAGTAGATCCTGCAGGAGTTTGAAGAAGGCAGATTCAATCAGAATCCATTTAAAGGTTTTGTAAATGGTGGTAATCAGCCAGGAATTGGGATAgtcctcttccttttctttctttttctcctttttcttcttctttttatcttCTTTTGTTCCCTTTTCCTCCTTAAATAGAATGCAGTTTGAACAAGCCTTTGAGCACCTTTTGCAAGTCCATGAATAGTAACAAAATACAGAAGGGAAAAAATGGttttgaataataaataaacattttcaccATCATCAACACGTCCTGACTGACGCCTTTCCTCAGACCATTGGAGAGGTCGTTTTTACAGGCCTCTTCCTGGACTTTGTTTCTCTTCTTATCCTGTTTCATCTTCAGCCTGACCTGGTAGCGAACTCGAGCTGCTACCAGCTCCGACTGCATGAAATGCTGGAAGAACCGGTTGATGTAAGTAGTGCCATCTTTCTCTTTCAAGTCCCACATGTCCTCCTGAACCAGGGGCTGCTTGTACCCCTTGAACACCATGCTGAAAAGACAAGAAGATGTTAGAGATTGTGATGCTCTTGAGTATTTACTAAGAATCTTACTGTTACTACTTTGAATTTACCCATTAAACCAGTTGAAAGTGATTCTGCTCAGAAATGCTGCTCCTGCCTCTGGATTCTgtggatgaataaaataaaagatgaggtaatgtt
This is a stretch of genomic DNA from Antennarius striatus isolate MH-2024 chromosome 11, ASM4005453v1, whole genome shotgun sequence. It encodes these proteins:
- the abcc2 gene encoding ATP-binding cassette sub-family C member 2, which codes for MCAAPLDEFCGSVFWNASYLDREDPDLPVCVEQTVLVWIPLGFLWLCAPWHMVSFCRNTKVNRKHLSKLYLCKQLVVSLLLLTAIAGLAVTLGKDFGPNENADSTEKSPAVYFTNPILYAVTWILLLLCQEGVRQRNGAVDSSSLFVFWLLLVLCDIFPFQTQLREALKLGEISDMPRFCLFYISFGLELIALVLSALADIPLEVEELVEKNPEAGAAFLSRITFNWFNGMVFKGYKQPLVQEDMWDLKEKDGTTYINRFFQHFMQSELVAARVRYQVRLKMKQDKKRNKVQEEACKNDLSNGLRKGVSQDVLMMEEKGTKEDKKKKKKEKKKEKEEDYPNSWLITTIYKTFKWILIESAFFKLLQDLLAFASPQLLKLMISFTQDESRHTWEGYLYAVLLLVVSILQSIFLQQYFQRCFVLGMQVRTAIMAAVYKKAMVVSNEARKESTVGETVNLMSADAQRFNDVTNFIHLLWSCPLQILLSIVFLWLELGPSVLAGLAVMVLMVPINGLIASKARKIQIENMKFKDKRLKIMNEVLNGIKILKLYAWEPSFQAQVEDIRGQELKVMKKFAYLTSVSTFIFQCAPALVSLVTLGVYVWVSTDNVLSAEKAFTSIALFNILRFPLAMLPMLIAAMVQTTVSRKRLEKFLGGDDLESDIVKHDPSFNSAVSICDGSFAWEKDAEPLLKNVSLDIKPGKLVAVVGAVGSGKSSLISALLGEMHRTKGFINIKGSLAFVPQQAWIQNSTLKDNILFGSAHEERRFQRVIQACALIPDLELLPGGDQTEIGEKGINLSGGQKQRVSLARAAYSEADIYLLDDPLSAVDSHVGKHLFDQVIGPNGMLKDKTRILVTHGVSFLPYVDEIVVLVDGVVSEVGSYSSLRASKGAFSEFLDTYAKGQNNQMKPESDLSEDAADVELIPEREDPQPDSPLEDTVSFTLKRENSIRRSQRNSSVRLRKTSSIKKSEDVSKSNKGQTLIEKEAMETGQVKFSVFLQYMRAMGWGYTFLVFVVYFIQNAAFIGQNVWLSDWTNDAEDFNETTYPSWKRDTRVGVFGALGVAQGIFVFIGTLLLANASVDASRILHSSLLNNILRVPMLFFDTTPIGRVVNRFAKDIFTVDEAIPQSFRSWLLCLLGVLGTLFVICLATPFFAIVIIPLAVIYYFVQRFYVATSRQLRRLDSVSRSPIYSHFSETVSGLSVIRAYGHQERFIKHNETTIDANLMSVYPWIVSNRWLAIRLESVGNLVVFFAALLAVLSRDTLDSGLVGLSISYSLNVTQTLNWLVRMTSELETNIVAVERVSEYSELENEAKWITETRPSEKWPEEGRVQFENYKVRYRPELDLVLHGISCDIKSTEKIGIVGRTGAGKSSLTNCLFRIIEAAGGRILIDGVDISKLGLHDLRNRLTIIPQDPVLFSGSLRMNLDPFDKFSDEDIWKVLELSHLKEYVAGLQQGLQHEVTEGGENLSVGQRQLLCLARALLRKSRILILDEATAAVDLETDNLIQNTIRKEFSHCTVLTIAHRLHSIMDSSRIMVLKAGKIIELDSPANLLEKRGHFYAMAKDAGITHDDITTF